In Verrucomicrobiota bacterium, one genomic interval encodes:
- a CDS encoding family 78 glycoside hydrolase catalytic domain, translated as MKYKLAIVILLVALGLNVPAALVPVQLRCEYRANPLGLDEPLPRFSWAATAKERAQKQSAYQVLVASSLALLKQNQGDLWDSGKVTGDQSTQVTYAGKPLAARQKYHWKVMLWDRADKASEWSAPAFWTMGLLQPADWSAEFISVRDNSPVHADRQNLLLPPARQYRKEFNAAKPVRRATIYATALGIYELQLNGQRVGEAFFAPGWTDYRQRVYYQAYDVTALVQNGPNAVGAIVADGWYAGYVGYGLLVGYGPNQTGRNIYGKTPALLAQLEVEYADGTLETVATDPTWKVTSEGPFREADLLMGERYDARQEMPGWSKPGFDDHQWVPAIRAGDNGSVKATFYESADSGKAKRQREVELGFIKPAKVEAYPTDPVRLIEEIKPLTVTARTNGVYIFNLGQNFAGTVRLKVKGKTGTEIKLRYGEMVHPDGRLMTENLRKARATDYYILKGDSKGEVYMPRFTSHGFQYVEVTGYPGKPKLDAITGLVLHSDTPLTSQFECSDPMANRLFKNIVWTQRANFVELPTDCPQRDEREGWMGDAQIYVRAATYNADVAAFYSKWLREVREAQLPSGAYPDYCPWPFQHGKAYAAAWTDAGIIVPYTLWKVYGDKRIIERQWDSMVKFMDWRQRVSPDRKGYQQPDANTWGDWLNLNEKTPIEFIDAAYFKWDADLMAQMAQALGKQKEYDDYYRLQVEVAAQFSRDYHDYNVPGGMKINTQTAYALAIMFGLRPSMSYEAAARLLAERVAQNGHRMATGFLGTKPLLPALSAHGQHDLAVRLFQSRKYPSWGYEVENGATSIWERWDSFTKEHGFNGAGGNQNAAMNSFSHYSFGAVCEWMFQSLAGIDTDGVGFRKILIRPLPPTPGSNPDQTPINWVRAHYDSQHGRIATDWKNTREQFELRVTIPVNTTATVHIPAASAADVTESRQPLDKAEGVQVRGQEGNVVLLEIGSGTYNFVAKGKR; from the coding sequence ATGAAATATAAATTGGCGATTGTTATTTTGCTCGTCGCTCTGGGGTTGAATGTCCCGGCGGCTTTGGTGCCCGTTCAATTGCGGTGCGAATACCGCGCCAACCCGCTGGGACTAGACGAGCCCCTGCCGCGATTCAGTTGGGCCGCCACCGCCAAGGAACGCGCCCAGAAGCAATCCGCCTATCAGGTGTTGGTGGCGTCCTCCCTCGCCTTGCTAAAACAGAATCAGGGGGATCTTTGGGACTCGGGCAAAGTCACCGGCGATCAAAGCACGCAGGTAACCTACGCCGGCAAGCCGTTGGCAGCGCGCCAGAAATATCATTGGAAGGTGATGCTCTGGGATCGCGCGGATAAGGCTTCCGAGTGGAGTGCGCCGGCCTTTTGGACCATGGGTTTGTTGCAGCCGGCCGATTGGTCGGCGGAATTCATTTCGGTGCGCGACAATTCGCCGGTGCATGCCGACCGGCAGAATCTGCTGTTGCCGCCCGCCCGTCAGTATCGCAAGGAGTTTAATGCCGCGAAACCGGTGCGGCGCGCCACCATTTATGCGACGGCTCTTGGTATCTATGAACTGCAATTGAACGGGCAGAGGGTAGGGGAGGCGTTCTTCGCTCCCGGCTGGACGGATTACCGCCAGCGCGTTTATTACCAGGCTTACGATGTGACCGCGCTGGTGCAAAACGGCCCCAATGCCGTGGGCGCCATCGTGGCCGATGGCTGGTACGCCGGGTATGTCGGGTACGGATTGCTCGTCGGTTACGGACCCAACCAGACGGGCCGCAATATCTACGGTAAGACGCCCGCGCTGCTCGCCCAGCTTGAAGTCGAGTACGCCGATGGCACGCTGGAAACCGTGGCCACCGATCCGACGTGGAAAGTCACCAGCGAGGGCCCCTTCCGCGAGGCCGATCTGCTGATGGGCGAGCGTTATGATGCCCGCCAGGAAATGCCCGGCTGGTCCAAGCCCGGCTTTGACGATCATCAATGGGTGCCCGCCATCCGCGCCGGTGACAACGGCAGCGTGAAGGCCACCTTTTACGAATCCGCTGATTCGGGCAAAGCGAAGCGCCAGCGCGAGGTCGAGTTGGGTTTCATTAAGCCCGCCAAGGTTGAGGCGTATCCCACCGATCCGGTGCGCCTCATCGAGGAGATCAAGCCACTCACCGTGACCGCTCGCACCAACGGCGTGTACATCTTCAACCTCGGCCAGAACTTTGCGGGCACCGTGCGCTTGAAGGTCAAAGGCAAGACCGGCACGGAGATCAAGCTGCGCTACGGCGAAATGGTGCATCCGGATGGCCGGTTGATGACCGAGAATCTCCGCAAGGCGCGGGCCACGGATTATTATATTCTCAAGGGCGATTCCAAGGGCGAAGTCTATATGCCGCGCTTCACGTCGCACGGATTCCAATACGTCGAGGTCACCGGTTACCCCGGCAAACCGAAGCTGGACGCCATCACCGGCCTTGTCCTGCACAGCGACACTCCGCTGACCAGCCAGTTCGAGTGCAGCGATCCCATGGCCAATCGCCTGTTCAAAAACATCGTGTGGACCCAGCGCGCCAATTTCGTCGAGTTGCCCACCGATTGCCCGCAGCGGGATGAGCGCGAGGGCTGGATGGGCGACGCCCAAATCTACGTCCGCGCCGCCACCTACAACGCGGATGTCGCCGCCTTCTACAGCAAGTGGCTGCGCGAAGTGCGCGAGGCGCAACTGCCCAGCGGCGCTTACCCGGATTATTGCCCCTGGCCGTTCCAGCACGGCAAAGCCTACGCCGCGGCCTGGACCGATGCCGGCATCATCGTGCCGTACACCCTCTGGAAAGTGTATGGCGACAAACGCATCATCGAGCGCCAATGGGATTCCATGGTCAAGTTCATGGATTGGCGGCAGCGGGTCTCGCCGGACCGCAAGGGTTACCAGCAACCGGACGCCAACACCTGGGGCGACTGGCTTAACTTAAATGAAAAGACGCCCATCGAATTCATTGACGCCGCCTACTTCAAGTGGGATGCCGACCTCATGGCCCAAATGGCGCAGGCCCTCGGCAAACAAAAGGAATACGACGACTACTACCGCCTGCAAGTGGAAGTCGCCGCCCAATTCAGCCGCGATTACCACGATTACAACGTCCCCGGCGGGATGAAGATCAACACCCAGACCGCCTATGCCCTCGCCATCATGTTTGGCCTGCGCCCCAGCATGTCCTATGAAGCCGCCGCGCGGCTCCTCGCCGAACGGGTCGCCCAGAACGGCCACCGCATGGCCACCGGCTTCCTCGGCACCAAGCCGCTGTTGCCCGCCCTCAGCGCCCACGGCCAGCACGACCTTGCCGTGCGCCTTTTCCAAAGCCGCAAATATCCCTCGTGGGGCTACGAAGTCGAGAACGGCGCCACCAGCATCTGGGAACGCTGGGACAGCTTCACCAAAGAGCACGGCTTCAACGGCGCAGGCGGCAACCAGAACGCCGCCATGAACTCCTTCTCCCACTACTCCTTCGGCGCGGTCTGCGAATGGATGTTCCAATCCCTGGCAGGCATTGACACCGACGGCGTGGGCTTCCGCAAAATCCTCATCCGCCCCCTGCCGCCCACGCCCGGCAGCAACCCGGACCAGACGCCCATCAACTGGGTGCGCGCCCACTACGACAGCCAGCACGGGCGCATCGCCACCGATTGGAAAAACACCAGGGAACAATTTGAACTGCGCGTGACCATCCCGGTGAACACCACCGCCACCGTCCATATCCCCGCCGCCAGCGCGGCCGACGTCACCGAAAGCCGCCAGCCTCTGGACAAGGCCGAAGGCGTCCAAGTGCGCGGCCAGGAAGGCAACGTCGTGCTGCTCGAAATCGGTTCCGGCACCTACAACTTCGTGGCCAAGGGCAAACGGTAG
- the murJ gene encoding murein biosynthesis integral membrane protein MurJ, which translates to MSQMLKSSGALGAATLTSRILGMVREIAYARFMGDGWVAGAFTLAFTIPNLFRRLLGEGALTAAFIPIFKEKEKTEGEKEMWRAANAVISGLLVSAFVIVGLVLLGITVALHGFHFNAETRLMLELLRVIFPYMLLVCLAAVYIGMLNSRGHFFIPAMGATTLNVVMIASVFWVAPRFGDKLETQIFGLAVGVLVAGVAQALFQWPTLRREGYAFEWVSPWRNPTVKKVVTQMVPGMLGVAAFQINILLTQALSFCVDPMIVASYNYAVRLMELPQGVFGISLATYLLPTLSGLAAEKKYPEFKATLRQGVNHLVYINLLASVLLLVLAEPIVRLLFERGQFGPLATQRAAFALACLAPGLVAFSLVNILARAFYALGDTRTPMLISVVCLMLNLVFAGALVIPLGQGGLGIANTFSATCNVALLFFALRKKLKEFEIVELERQFAWLLVLAVLAGGVAWLSAWFWEAHWGHLSLLKRLGLVFVPASLAAGAYFGLSAWLKLGSTREIFGLALNKLRREPSR; encoded by the coding sequence ATGTCGCAGATGCTAAAATCCTCGGGCGCCTTGGGCGCGGCCACGCTCACCAGCCGGATTCTCGGCATGGTGCGTGAGATAGCCTATGCCCGGTTCATGGGCGATGGCTGGGTGGCGGGGGCCTTCACGCTGGCCTTCACCATCCCCAACCTCTTCCGCCGGCTGCTGGGGGAAGGGGCGCTGACCGCCGCGTTCATCCCCATCTTCAAAGAAAAGGAGAAAACCGAGGGAGAAAAGGAAATGTGGCGCGCCGCCAACGCAGTAATTTCCGGACTGCTGGTGTCCGCGTTTGTAATCGTCGGATTGGTGCTACTGGGGATCACCGTGGCGCTGCACGGGTTCCATTTCAACGCGGAGACGCGCCTGATGCTGGAGCTGCTGCGAGTGATCTTCCCGTATATGTTGCTGGTCTGCCTGGCGGCGGTGTATATCGGCATGTTAAATTCACGCGGCCATTTCTTTATCCCCGCCATGGGGGCCACCACGCTGAATGTGGTGATGATCGCCTCGGTATTCTGGGTGGCACCGCGGTTCGGGGATAAGTTGGAGACGCAGATTTTCGGGCTGGCGGTGGGCGTATTGGTGGCTGGAGTAGCGCAGGCGCTGTTCCAATGGCCCACGCTGCGCCGGGAGGGCTACGCTTTTGAGTGGGTCTCACCGTGGCGAAACCCGACGGTGAAAAAAGTGGTGACGCAGATGGTGCCGGGGATGCTGGGGGTGGCCGCGTTCCAGATCAACATCCTGCTGACGCAGGCGCTTTCCTTCTGCGTGGACCCGATGATTGTGGCTTCGTACAATTATGCGGTGCGCCTGATGGAATTGCCGCAGGGGGTCTTCGGCATTTCGCTCGCCACGTATTTGCTGCCCACGCTTTCCGGGCTGGCGGCGGAGAAAAAGTATCCGGAGTTCAAGGCGACACTGCGGCAAGGGGTAAATCACCTGGTGTATATCAATTTGCTGGCCTCGGTATTGCTGCTGGTACTGGCGGAACCTATCGTCCGCCTCTTGTTTGAGCGCGGGCAATTCGGCCCGCTGGCCACGCAACGCGCCGCGTTCGCCCTGGCTTGCCTGGCACCGGGGTTGGTGGCCTTCTCGCTGGTCAATATTCTGGCGCGCGCGTTCTACGCCTTGGGCGATACCCGGACTCCCATGCTCATCAGCGTCGTCTGCCTGATGCTGAATCTCGTTTTTGCCGGGGCGCTGGTGATTCCGTTGGGGCAGGGTGGCCTCGGCATTGCGAACACGTTCAGCGCCACGTGCAATGTGGCCCTGTTATTTTTCGCCCTGCGCAAAAAACTGAAGGAATTTGAGATCGTCGAGTTGGAGCGCCAATTTGCCTGGTTGCTGGTGCTGGCGGTGCTGGCGGGGGGCGTGGCGTGGCTGTCCGCTTGGTTCTGGGAAGCGCATTGGGGACACCTCAGCCTTTTGAAACGGCTTGGGTTAGTGTTTGTGCCGGCCAGCCTGGCGGCGGGCGCTTACTTTGGACTCTCCGCCTGGCTGAAGCTCGGTTCGACCCGGGAGATATTCGGTCTGGCCTTGAATAAGTTGCGGCGGGAACCCAGTCGGTAA
- the ligA gene encoding NAD-dependent DNA ligase LigA, which yields MVPADIRSRHAALAAELRQHDHAYYVLAKPVISDQEYDRRYRELLELEQQHPELTTPDSPSQRVGGKPVSEFPAYRHAIPMMSLDNTYSQPEVREFVNRVQKLLPEESLEWIVEPKVDGLAVSLRYEHGVLRVGATRGDGATGDDITSNLKTIRSVPLKLREVPLEKRGAQPEPDLFGGTNLPESGSLPAVIEVRGEVYMTRDGFAKLNTEREEAGEETFANPRNAAAGSLKQLDPRIVAKRPLDVVLYGLGEVQGGGMPDTQSAMLDWLAGFGFKTPERTWRCRSVEELMTAIAELNTVRKGFNYETDGAVIKLNTFAQRVRCGSTAKAPRWAMAYKYAAEQATTRLKAITIQVGRTGALTPVAELEPVFLAGSTVARATLHNEEELRRKDIRVGDLVVIEKAGEVIPAVVRVLTEKRTGSESDFIFPKTCPECGSKATRGTTAGEELVVWRCPNPDCPAQLCGRVEHWCARGAMDIEGGGEVLAAQLVRSNLVRDVADIYTLTEEKLLTLERMGEKSARNFLAGVTASKARDLWRLLFGLGILHVGAGVAKSLGRHFPTLDAILQAGANQLLEADDIGDVIALSIVQWSGDSRNRELVERLRQEGLNFKSELYRPAAPAGPFAGKTFVLTGTLPTMTREQATAKIEALGGKVSGSVSKKTTYVLAGAEAGSKLEKAQQLGVRILDEAEFVRLCAAG from the coding sequence ATGGTACCGGCTGACATTCGATCCCGACATGCCGCCCTGGCGGCGGAGTTGCGCCAGCACGATCACGCGTATTACGTGCTCGCCAAGCCCGTCATCTCCGATCAGGAGTATGACCGCCGCTATCGTGAGTTACTGGAGTTGGAGCAGCAGCATCCCGAATTAACCACGCCGGATTCCCCCAGTCAACGGGTGGGCGGCAAACCGGTCAGCGAATTTCCTGCTTATCGCCATGCCATCCCGATGATGAGCCTGGACAATACCTACTCGCAACCGGAGGTTCGCGAATTCGTCAATCGCGTGCAAAAGCTGTTGCCGGAGGAATCGCTGGAATGGATCGTGGAACCCAAGGTGGACGGCTTGGCCGTCAGCTTGCGTTACGAGCACGGCGTGCTGCGGGTGGGCGCGACCCGCGGCGATGGTGCGACGGGCGACGACATCACCTCCAATCTCAAGACCATCCGCAGCGTTCCGCTTAAGTTGCGGGAAGTGCCCCTCGAAAAACGAGGCGCTCAGCCAGAGCCGGATTTATTTGGTGGAACCAATCTGCCTGAAAGCGGGTCCCTGCCGGCTGTCATTGAAGTGCGCGGTGAGGTGTATATGACCCGCGATGGTTTTGCCAAACTGAATACCGAGCGTGAAGAGGCCGGGGAGGAAACCTTTGCCAATCCGCGCAATGCCGCCGCTGGTTCCCTGAAACAACTCGATCCCCGCATTGTGGCCAAGCGCCCGCTCGATGTCGTTCTGTACGGCCTTGGCGAAGTGCAGGGCGGGGGAATGCCGGATACTCAAAGTGCCATGTTGGATTGGCTGGCGGGTTTTGGCTTTAAGACGCCCGAGCGCACGTGGCGGTGCCGTTCCGTGGAGGAATTGATGACTGCCATTGCGGAGCTGAATACCGTCCGCAAGGGGTTTAACTACGAGACCGATGGCGCGGTCATCAAGTTAAACACGTTTGCGCAACGTGTGCGCTGCGGTTCGACCGCCAAGGCGCCGCGTTGGGCGATGGCTTACAAATACGCGGCCGAGCAGGCCACCACCCGTCTGAAAGCCATCACCATCCAAGTCGGGCGCACCGGCGCACTGACGCCGGTAGCGGAACTCGAACCCGTTTTTCTGGCGGGCAGCACGGTCGCCCGCGCCACCTTGCATAACGAGGAGGAATTGCGGCGTAAAGATATTCGTGTGGGCGACCTTGTGGTGATCGAAAAGGCCGGTGAAGTCATCCCCGCCGTCGTGCGCGTGCTCACGGAGAAACGCACCGGCAGCGAGTCGGACTTTATCTTTCCAAAGACCTGTCCCGAATGTGGCAGCAAGGCGACCCGTGGCACCACGGCGGGCGAGGAACTGGTGGTCTGGCGTTGCCCCAATCCCGATTGCCCGGCGCAGCTCTGCGGGCGCGTGGAACATTGGTGTGCGCGTGGGGCGATGGATATTGAGGGCGGCGGTGAAGTGCTGGCGGCGCAACTCGTCCGCAGTAACCTGGTGCGCGATGTGGCGGATATCTACACGCTTACCGAAGAAAAACTGTTGACCCTGGAACGCATGGGCGAGAAGTCGGCCCGCAACTTTCTGGCGGGCGTGACCGCCAGCAAAGCGCGCGATCTCTGGCGCTTGCTCTTCGGCTTGGGCATCCTGCACGTCGGGGCCGGCGTGGCCAAATCGTTGGGCCGACACTTTCCCACGCTCGACGCCATCCTGCAAGCGGGGGCGAACCAACTTCTGGAAGCAGACGACATCGGCGATGTGATTGCGCTCAGCATCGTCCAGTGGAGCGGCGATTCCCGCAACCGTGAGTTGGTCGAGCGCTTGCGCCAGGAGGGTTTGAACTTCAAATCCGAGCTTTACCGCCCCGCCGCCCCGGCGGGTCCATTCGCCGGCAAGACGTTTGTGCTCACCGGCACCCTGCCCACCATGACGCGCGAACAAGCGACCGCGAAAATAGAAGCGCTCGGTGGGAAGGTCAGCGGTAGCGTCAGCAAAAAGACCACGTACGTTCTCGCCGGTGCGGAAGCCGGTTCCAAACTAGAGAAAGCCCAACAGCTTGGCGTCCGGATTCTGGATGAAGCAGAGTTTGTGCGACTGTGCGCCGCCGGTTAA
- a CDS encoding COR domain-containing protein: MEKDNFISPLEIAEAKIELARKSGARELNLSLLGLTELPASITQLSQVQELILFGNELTALPEPLGQLVQLTNLNLSSNQLAVLPAALGQFTQLQRLDLAGNNLTDLPEVLSHLTQLRILHLDGNNLTTFPETLGQLTQLEELHINENQLTMLPEFLGQLAQLQRLNLSGNQLTALPETLGQLAQLQRLSLRNNRLITLPETLGHLTKLTYLDLENNQLTAVPEALGQLTQLEELDLSNNRLTALPEALSQLTQLRTLELSNNQLPILPESLRNLKSLKGLYLHDNPKLGIPPEILGPTWGDADEKNKPANPASILDYYFRLRGGKRPLNEAKLILVGRGEVGKTCLVNRLVKNIFEPTDKTEGIAISDWQVNVGQDQVRMNIWDFGGQEIMHATHQFFLTDRSLYLLVLNGREGGEDLDAEYWLKLIASFGGDSPVIIVQNKIDQHSFDLNYRGLQAKYPQIRGYVKTDCRTPTGFAELESRIKQTLGEMTNVRASFPKAWFAIKDELAGMKVNYLSFDQFRATCARLGEGDSKSQEELAGFLHCLGVALNYKDDPRLRDTSVLKPRWVTEGIYRLLNASALAKQQGELILHDLSRFLLSEEYPPEKHEFLLELMRKFHLCFAFPDNQHRYLVPELLGKEEPDLKKEFAPEQCLNFEYHYDILPEGLLPQFIVRSHIHSQGQPRWRTGVVLRWENCRAMVKAEAGTRRVVVRVRDDGSESRRRLLAVIRMDFERIHAGIPRLEVKTKVPLPKHPEVVIDYDKLVSFERRGIKDFPEVVGDDVIIVSVVELLSGVDLPNVRKTTKTKEETMKAPKLFYSYSHKDETLRDKLETHLKLLKREGKISDWHDRRITAGTEWAKQIDDHLNQADIILLLVSADFIASDYCYDLEMKRAMERHEKKEAVVIPVILRDCDWHCAPFSKLQALPKDGRPVKKWEDRDTAWTDVAKGIRRVAEELDSRPMP; encoded by the coding sequence ATGGAAAAAGATAACTTTATAAGCCCCTTGGAAATCGCCGAGGCAAAAATCGAGCTGGCCAGGAAATCCGGCGCGCGCGAACTGAACCTTTCGCTACTAGGGCTGACCGAACTGCCCGCTTCGATTACCCAACTTTCCCAAGTTCAGGAACTCATCCTCTTCGGCAACGAACTGACGGCCTTGCCGGAACCCCTCGGCCAACTCGTCCAACTCACGAACCTCAACCTCTCCAGCAACCAACTAGCCGTCTTACCAGCAGCCCTCGGCCAGTTCACTCAGCTCCAGCGTCTCGACCTTGCCGGCAATAACCTGACGGACCTGCCGGAAGTCCTTAGCCATCTAACCCAACTACGGATTCTACACCTAGATGGCAACAACCTGACCACCTTCCCAGAAACCCTCGGCCAACTCACTCAACTTGAGGAACTCCATATCAATGAAAACCAACTAACCATGTTGCCGGAGTTCCTCGGCCAACTCGCCCAACTCCAGCGCCTTAACCTCTCCGGTAACCAACTGACCGCCCTACCGGAAACTCTCGGCCAACTCGCCCAACTCCAGCGCCTCAGCCTTCGCAACAACCGCTTAATCACCTTACCAGAAACCCTTGGCCACCTGACCAAACTCACGTACCTCGACCTCGAAAATAACCAACTAACCGCCGTACCTGAAGCCCTCGGCCAACTCACCCAACTTGAAGAGCTCGACCTCTCCAACAACCGCCTGACTGCCTTGCCGGAAGCCCTCAGCCAACTAACCCAGCTCCGGACACTCGAACTTAGCAACAATCAACTACCCATCTTGCCGGAGAGCCTGCGCAACCTCAAGTCACTTAAAGGGCTTTACCTGCATGACAATCCCAAACTCGGTATCCCCCCGGAGATCCTTGGGCCAACTTGGGGAGATGCCGACGAAAAGAATAAACCCGCCAACCCCGCCAGCATCCTGGATTATTATTTCCGCTTGCGCGGCGGCAAACGCCCGCTCAACGAAGCCAAGCTGATTCTGGTGGGCCGGGGCGAAGTGGGCAAGACGTGTCTGGTGAATCGCCTCGTCAAAAACATTTTTGAACCCACCGACAAGACTGAAGGCATTGCGATTTCGGATTGGCAGGTCAATGTGGGCCAAGACCAAGTGCGGATGAATATCTGGGATTTTGGTGGCCAGGAAATCATGCACGCCACCCACCAATTCTTTCTCACGGATCGCAGCCTCTACCTACTGGTCCTCAACGGACGCGAAGGGGGGGAGGATTTGGATGCGGAATATTGGCTCAAGCTGATTGCGAGCTTTGGCGGCGATTCCCCGGTTATCATTGTCCAGAACAAGATTGACCAGCATTCGTTTGACCTGAATTACCGTGGTTTGCAGGCCAAGTATCCCCAAATCCGCGGCTATGTGAAGACCGATTGCCGAACGCCGACCGGGTTTGCGGAATTGGAATCGCGCATTAAGCAGACGCTGGGCGAGATGACCAATGTGCGCGCCAGCTTTCCGAAGGCCTGGTTTGCGATCAAGGATGAACTGGCGGGAATGAAAGTGAATTACCTCAGTTTTGACCAGTTCCGCGCCACCTGCGCCCGATTGGGCGAAGGGGATTCCAAATCCCAGGAAGAGCTGGCTGGTTTTCTGCATTGTCTGGGCGTCGCGCTCAATTACAAGGATGATCCCCGCCTGCGCGATACCAGCGTGCTCAAACCCCGGTGGGTGACCGAAGGCATTTACCGTCTCCTCAACGCCAGCGCGCTGGCCAAACAGCAGGGCGAGCTGATCCTCCATGACTTGTCACGCTTTCTCCTCAGCGAGGAATACCCTCCGGAAAAACATGAGTTCCTGTTGGAATTGATGCGCAAATTCCACCTCTGCTTTGCCTTCCCCGATAATCAGCACCGCTACTTGGTGCCCGAACTGCTGGGTAAGGAGGAACCGGACTTGAAAAAAGAATTCGCGCCGGAACAATGCCTGAACTTTGAATATCATTATGACATTCTGCCGGAAGGGCTGCTGCCGCAGTTCATCGTCCGTTCCCATATCCACAGCCAAGGGCAGCCCCGCTGGCGTACTGGTGTGGTCTTGCGCTGGGAGAACTGCCGCGCCATGGTCAAGGCCGAGGCTGGCACCCGGCGGGTGGTCGTGCGCGTGCGCGACGATGGCTCGGAGAGCCGGCGGCGACTGCTGGCCGTCATCCGAATGGACTTTGAGCGCATCCACGCTGGCATTCCGCGCTTGGAGGTCAAGACCAAGGTGCCGCTGCCTAAACATCCTGAAGTGGTGATTGATTATGATAAGCTGGTTTCGTTTGAACGCAGAGGCATCAAAGATTTCCCGGAGGTGGTGGGCGATGATGTGATCATTGTGAGCGTTGTTGAATTGCTCAGCGGCGTGGATTTGCCCAATGTACGCAAAACAACCAAAACCAAGGAAGAAACCATGAAAGCACCCAAACTCTTCTACAGCTATTCGCACAAAGACGAAACCTTGCGCGACAAATTGGAAACGCACCTCAAACTACTCAAGCGGGAAGGCAAAATCTCCGATTGGCATGACCGGCGCATTACGGCTGGCACAGAATGGGCCAAGCAGATAGATGATCACCTAAATCAGGCCGACATCATCCTGTTGCTGGTCAGCGCCGATTTCATCGCCTCTGATTATTGCTACGACCTTGAAATGAAACGGGCCATGGAGCGCCACGAGAAAAAGGAAGCCGTGGTCATCCCGGTCATCCTCCGCGATTGCGACTGGCACTGCGCGCCGTTCAGTAAATTGCAGGCACTACCCAAAGATGGCCGCCCAGTGAAGAAATGGGAAGACCGCGACACCGCTTGGACCGATGTCGCCAAAGGTATTCGCCGCGTGGCGGAGGAACTGGATTCCAGACCGATGCCCTGA